A window of Candidatus Saccharibacteria bacterium contains these coding sequences:
- the rsmA gene encoding ribosomal RNA small subunit methyltransferase A, translating into MSTDKTAGPLPNKSLGQHWLFDKASLHHIVGFAGVEAGDTVLEIGPGKGPLTRLLLEKGAAVTAVEFDAALAIELARTITLPGFTVHHADILRYDLSVMPLGYKVVANVPYYITSKIVRLLLESNRPPASATLLVQKEVAERLAAGPGEMSLLSVSAQFYATVTLGDVVPKELFEPAPKVDSRVVRLDYTGPKYDDVDRRFFFRVVKAGFAERRKKLRSSLAGGLQLEKSRLDGILAEAGIPAEARAQELTLQQWHRLASLLPMAM; encoded by the coding sequence ATGTCTACCGATAAAACTGCCGGCCCTCTCCCTAATAAATCATTGGGACAGCACTGGCTCTTTGACAAAGCCAGTCTGCACCACATAGTCGGGTTCGCAGGTGTAGAGGCTGGCGACACCGTGCTCGAGATCGGCCCGGGCAAAGGCCCGTTGACGCGGCTACTGCTCGAGAAGGGCGCTGCCGTCACGGCCGTCGAGTTCGATGCGGCATTGGCCATTGAACTGGCCCGCACTATCACGCTGCCCGGTTTCACCGTCCACCATGCCGATATCCTGCGGTATGACCTGTCGGTCATGCCCCTGGGCTATAAGGTAGTGGCGAATGTGCCGTATTACATCACCAGCAAGATCGTCAGGTTGCTATTGGAGTCGAACCGCCCGCCCGCCAGCGCCACCCTGCTTGTGCAGAAAGAGGTTGCCGAACGTCTGGCTGCCGGGCCTGGCGAGATGAGTCTGCTGAGTGTCTCTGCGCAGTTCTACGCCACTGTCACTTTGGGCGATGTCGTGCCTAAGGAGCTGTTTGAGCCGGCACCCAAGGTAGACTCCCGAGTGGTCCGGCTGGATTATACCGGCCCGAAATACGATGACGTTGACCGCCGTTTCTTTTTCCGGGTGGTAAAAGCCGGCTTTGCTGAGCGCCGCAAGAAACTGCGGTCCAGTCTGGCTGGTGGGCTGCAGTTGGAAAAATCCCGGTTGGACGGTATTCTTGCCGAAGCCGGTATTCCGGCCGAAGCCAGGGCGCAGGAGCTGACGTTGCAGCAATGGCATCGCCTGGCCTCGCTGCTGCCGATGGCGATGTGA
- a CDS encoding C39 family peptidase, translated as MQPIDYDFEDVRQTTERNCSQTALAMLMSYYGHPMSVEDVMRTVPQGRDEQGNPYGSNLVQELAAWCLSAGFGVRMHTFDCQIIDLAWEGLPATELINRLEAARGVRISAAQGPHISNQYIDAYLNFLKRGGNLRIEPFPRARLLYELLQKAPVVVAVCFNTLHNAGGSETTHTVLVYGYDPQGNFLVADPYEGRIVVDPERLVCAISAAQIECDNVLFQITT; from the coding sequence ATGCAACCGATAGACTATGATTTTGAAGATGTCCGCCAGACGACCGAGCGCAACTGCAGCCAGACGGCACTGGCTATGCTGATGTCGTACTATGGTCACCCCATGAGCGTCGAAGATGTCATGCGCACCGTGCCGCAAGGCCGCGACGAGCAAGGCAACCCGTATGGCAGCAACCTGGTGCAGGAGCTGGCTGCCTGGTGTCTGAGTGCCGGCTTCGGTGTCCGCATGCATACCTTTGATTGCCAGATCATCGACCTGGCCTGGGAAGGGCTGCCCGCCACCGAACTGATTAACCGCCTGGAAGCCGCCCGCGGCGTCCGGATTTCGGCCGCCCAGGGCCCGCATATCTCCAACCAGTACATCGATGCCTACCTCAACTTCCTCAAGCGTGGCGGCAACCTCCGCATCGAGCCGTTCCCGCGCGCCCGTCTGCTGTACGAGTTGCTGCAGAAGGCACCGGTGGTCGTGGCGGTCTGCTTCAACACGCTGCACAACGCCGGTGGCAGTGAAACTACCCACACCGTCCTGGTGTACGGCTACGATCCACAGGGTAATTTCCTGGTGGCAGACCCGTATGAAGGCCGCATCGTCGTCGATCCGGAACGGCTGGTCTGCGCCATCTCGGCCGCGCAGATTGAGTGTGACAACGTCCTCTTCCAGATCACGACGTAG
- a CDS encoding triose-phosphate isomerase: MSTHRTLIVGNWKMHLTIGETSLYLDALDKAVKVPADVEAVIAPTTLALQSVSLQLKHHRKFKLAAQNCFWRDFGAYTGEVSAHMLRGLAQYVILGHSERRHLFGEIDKDIRLKVQAAVRNQMQPILCVGETGQERLDGDTGFILHDQVTAGLANITSEEISRVVIAYEPVWAIGTGDNAKPHDVTQAMKLIRKQVRDLFGKKAAEDIRLLYGGSVDNHNAADYLALPEVDGLLVGGASLKPHVFAEIIAKARKSD; the protein is encoded by the coding sequence GTGAGCACTCATCGGACCCTGATTGTCGGCAACTGGAAAATGCATCTCACCATCGGAGAGACCAGCCTGTACCTCGACGCTTTGGACAAAGCGGTCAAAGTGCCGGCTGATGTCGAGGCCGTCATCGCGCCGACCACGCTGGCTCTGCAATCAGTCAGCCTGCAGCTGAAGCATCACCGTAAATTCAAATTGGCCGCTCAAAACTGTTTCTGGCGCGATTTCGGTGCTTACACCGGCGAAGTTTCGGCGCATATGTTGCGCGGACTGGCGCAGTACGTCATCCTTGGTCATTCGGAGCGGCGGCATCTGTTCGGTGAAATCGATAAGGATATCCGCCTGAAAGTACAGGCCGCGGTCCGCAACCAGATGCAGCCCATCCTGTGCGTCGGCGAGACCGGCCAGGAGCGTCTGGACGGCGACACCGGTTTTATCCTGCACGACCAGGTAACGGCCGGCCTGGCTAACATTACCTCAGAAGAAATCAGCCGTGTCGTCATTGCCTATGAACCGGTCTGGGCTATCGGCACTGGCGATAACGCCAAGCCACACGATGTGACACAGGCTATGAAGCTGATCCGCAAGCAGGTGCGGGACCTATTCGGCAAAAAAGCAGCCGAAGATATCCGTCTGCTGTATGGCGGTAGTGTTGATAATCACAACGCTGCGGATTACCTGGCATTACCGGAAGTCGATGGCCTGCTGGTCGGCGGCGCCAGTCTGAAGCCGCACGTGTTTGCTGAAATCATTGCCAAAGCCAGGAAGAGTGACTAA
- a CDS encoding UvrD-helicase domain-containing protein, producing the protein MHYLLEGLNEEQQQAVIHDQGPLLILAGAGSGKTKTLTHRIAYLISEKQVAPERILAVTFTNKAAKEMRERLGLLLGQDGTNRSFMPWMGTFHSVCVRMLRYDGEHIGVPRNFTILDDADRLSLVRDAMKRLHISEKSFTPRSVLGLISSAKNELVGPDDYASVARLPLQKVVADVYPLYEAERHKAGALDFDDLIAEAARLLKSLPELRQAWRHRFQYILIDEYQDTNAAQYQLVRLLVNEHANICVVGDDWQSIYSWRGADFTNILRFERDFPGTNVIKLEQNYRSTKSILDAAHSVITKNDNRSDKKLWTAAGGGKPVQIVQVGSESQEGEAIVSRIKMAVEIGARRLNEYAVLYRTNAQSRSVEEAFIRYGVPYRVVGGVRFYDRKEIKDVMAYLRLMYQPNDRAAFLRIANVPARGIGAVSLGRFLEWQAATDMSIVDGLKAAALCPQLTGKAKTALEGLGSTLDRLAGQIDSLPLQELIELLIARINFMEFLDDGTPQAESRKENVEELLSVAQEYADLGLSGFLEEVALISDLDSMESGAEAVTLMTLHAAKGLEFPVVFMVGMEEGIFPHSRALYEPAEMEEERRLCYVGMTRAKEELHLMSAASRLLYGSTQHNPPSRFLSDIDGDAALAPAMPGFAASNLPEDDFEPHYEPEDDGGLAPGDKVRHQIFGVGTVQSLDGMTATIAFPRGVRKLNLAFAPLERA; encoded by the coding sequence ATGCATTACTTACTTGAGGGGTTGAATGAGGAGCAGCAGCAAGCGGTCATCCATGATCAGGGTCCGTTGCTGATTCTTGCCGGCGCCGGTTCGGGCAAGACGAAGACGCTGACTCATCGGATCGCCTATCTTATATCAGAGAAACAGGTCGCTCCGGAACGGATACTGGCCGTGACATTCACGAACAAGGCCGCCAAGGAGATGCGCGAGCGTCTGGGCTTACTACTGGGCCAGGATGGCACGAACCGCTCATTCATGCCTTGGATGGGCACCTTCCACTCGGTCTGCGTGCGCATGCTGCGCTACGATGGCGAACACATCGGCGTGCCCCGCAATTTCACCATTCTGGACGATGCCGACCGGCTCAGCCTGGTGCGCGATGCCATGAAACGGCTGCACATCAGCGAGAAATCATTTACGCCGCGAAGCGTCCTCGGTCTCATCAGCAGCGCCAAGAACGAACTGGTCGGGCCTGATGACTACGCCAGTGTCGCCAGGTTGCCGCTGCAGAAAGTAGTGGCCGATGTCTATCCGCTGTATGAAGCTGAGCGCCACAAGGCCGGCGCCCTCGATTTTGACGACCTGATCGCCGAGGCCGCCCGCCTGCTCAAAAGCCTGCCGGAGCTGCGGCAGGCCTGGCGGCATCGTTTTCAGTACATATTGATTGATGAGTACCAGGACACCAACGCCGCCCAGTACCAGCTGGTGCGGCTGCTGGTGAATGAGCATGCCAATATCTGCGTCGTCGGTGACGACTGGCAGAGCATTTATAGCTGGCGCGGCGCCGATTTTACCAACATCCTGCGCTTTGAACGGGATTTTCCCGGCACTAACGTCATCAAGCTGGAGCAGAACTACCGCTCAACCAAGTCTATCCTCGATGCCGCCCACAGCGTCATTACCAAGAATGACAACCGGTCAGACAAAAAACTGTGGACGGCGGCCGGCGGCGGCAAGCCGGTGCAGATCGTCCAGGTCGGTTCCGAGTCGCAGGAGGGCGAGGCGATTGTCAGCCGCATCAAGATGGCCGTCGAGATTGGCGCCCGGCGTCTGAACGAATATGCCGTGTTGTACCGCACCAACGCCCAGAGCCGCAGTGTCGAAGAAGCCTTCATCCGCTATGGCGTGCCATACCGCGTCGTCGGCGGTGTCCGTTTTTACGACCGCAAAGAAATCAAGGATGTCATGGCCTATCTGCGCCTGATGTATCAGCCGAACGACAGGGCAGCTTTTTTGCGGATTGCCAACGTGCCGGCGCGCGGCATCGGTGCGGTATCACTGGGCCGCTTCCTGGAGTGGCAGGCGGCGACCGATATGAGCATCGTCGACGGCCTGAAAGCGGCGGCGCTCTGCCCGCAGCTGACCGGCAAGGCTAAGACCGCGCTGGAGGGCCTGGGCAGCACGCTTGATCGTCTGGCTGGCCAGATCGATAGCCTGCCGCTGCAGGAACTGATCGAGCTGCTCATCGCCCGCATCAATTTCATGGAGTTCCTCGATGACGGTACGCCGCAGGCTGAAAGCCGCAAAGAAAACGTCGAGGAACTGCTGTCGGTGGCTCAGGAATACGCCGATCTTGGCCTGTCCGGATTCCTTGAGGAGGTTGCCCTGATATCCGACCTTGACAGTATGGAGAGCGGGGCCGAAGCCGTGACACTGATGACGCTGCACGCCGCCAAAGGCCTGGAGTTTCCGGTGGTCTTCATGGTCGGGATGGAGGAGGGGATCTTCCCGCATTCCCGTGCCTTGTATGAACCGGCGGAAATGGAAGAGGAGCGGCGGCTGTGTTATGTGGGCATGACGCGCGCCAAAGAGGAGCTGCACCTCATGAGTGCCGCCTCGCGTCTGCTGTATGGCTCGACGCAGCACAATCCGCCCTCGCGGTTCCTGAGCGACATCGATGGTGACGCCGCCCTGGCACCGGCCATGCCCGGCTTTGCCGCCTCAAACCTGCCGGAAGATGATTTTGAGCCGCATTACGAACCCGAGGATGACGGCGGACTGGCGCCTGGCGACAAGGTACGCCATCAGATCTTCGGCGTCGGCACCGTACAATCACTTGACGGCATGACGGCCACCATCGCTTTCCCTCGCGGCGTCCGCAAGCTGAATCTGGCATTCGCACCGCTCGAACGGGCGTAG
- a CDS encoding phosphoglycerate kinase, protein MSFDKMTIRDLPLAGKTVLVRADYNVPLSEEGGKQTIHDDYRIVMSLPTVQYLREQGCKVVLCAHLGRPDGKPDARYSLEPVAQRLADYLHTPVRFVPACVGDRVRQAVKGMSPGEVILLENLRFHAEEEANDAAFARQLAGSSLADYFVQDGFGVVHRAHASTEAVTHHLPSVAGLLLERECSVLGRVAHRPRRPFSVVLGGAKISDKVQVVEQFIKKADKVIIGGAMANNFLAWQGYQIGKSKFDEEAVRIVERIMHKLCGEVHDHRMCVQQNEKLLLPLDVAVGAEVSADAQRVNKPLTDVAADDYILDVGEATIAAMEKFLEGSATVLWNGTLGYAEVPAFAAGSAALAAWLAGHKDSLESVVGGGDTADFVLRWDAAHGDSFSHVSTGGGASLELLSGKTLPGVAALLGKK, encoded by the coding sequence ATGAGCTTCGACAAGATGACCATCCGTGACCTCCCACTGGCCGGCAAGACCGTGTTGGTGCGCGCCGACTACAACGTGCCACTGAGTGAGGAGGGTGGCAAACAGACTATCCATGATGATTACCGGATCGTCATGTCCCTGCCGACGGTGCAGTACTTGCGGGAGCAAGGCTGCAAGGTCGTCTTGTGCGCCCATTTAGGGCGGCCGGACGGCAAGCCGGACGCACGCTACTCGCTTGAGCCGGTGGCGCAGCGGCTGGCTGATTATCTGCACACGCCGGTCAGGTTCGTGCCGGCCTGTGTCGGCGACCGCGTCCGCCAGGCCGTCAAGGGTATGTCTCCCGGCGAGGTCATCCTGTTGGAAAACTTACGGTTTCACGCTGAAGAAGAGGCGAATGATGCCGCCTTTGCCAGGCAACTGGCTGGCAGCAGTCTGGCTGACTACTTTGTGCAGGACGGGTTCGGCGTGGTGCACCGGGCGCATGCCAGCACCGAAGCGGTGACGCACCACTTGCCGAGCGTGGCGGGGTTGTTGTTGGAACGCGAATGCAGCGTCCTGGGACGGGTGGCACACCGGCCGCGCCGGCCGTTCAGTGTCGTGCTTGGAGGCGCTAAGATCAGTGACAAGGTGCAGGTCGTCGAACAATTCATCAAGAAGGCCGACAAAGTGATAATCGGTGGCGCGATGGCCAATAACTTCCTGGCCTGGCAAGGGTATCAGATAGGGAAGAGTAAGTTTGATGAAGAGGCGGTCAGGATAGTCGAGCGTATCATGCACAAACTGTGCGGCGAAGTCCACGACCACCGGATGTGTGTCCAGCAGAATGAAAAACTGCTGCTGCCGCTCGACGTGGCCGTTGGTGCTGAAGTCTCTGCCGATGCACAGCGCGTCAACAAACCGCTGACCGATGTTGCTGCCGACGACTACATCCTGGATGTCGGCGAAGCGACAATTGCCGCTATGGAGAAGTTTTTGGAAGGCAGTGCTACCGTGCTGTGGAACGGCACGCTCGGGTATGCCGAAGTGCCGGCTTTTGCGGCAGGCTCTGCCGCGTTGGCCGCCTGGCTGGCTGGTCATAAGGACAGTTTGGAGAGCGTAGTGGGTGGCGGCGACACTGCCGACTTCGTGCTGCGTTGGGATGCTGCCCACGGCGACAGTTTCAGCCATGTTTCGACCGGGGGTGGTGCCAGCCTTGAGCTGCTGTCGGGCAAGACGCTGCCCGGCGTGGCTGCGCTATTGGGCAAGAAATAA
- a CDS encoding DUF348 domain-containing protein: MIFRKSFVALGLIVSVAGLTVLTAALAPEPANAGNQRVITIHDGGAEQTIATDATTVGEALKRAGVTLDSHDSVEPAAKTELTAPAYTVNVYRARPVTVIDGAKRKEIMSPYQSARSIVTHAGVELYAEDQVVMERINDFMTDEGIGLKLTIDRAMPVNLVLYGVQTQIRTRATTVSELLKEKKIVLGRDDGASLPGDTALTAGIIVDVWRNGIQTKTEEQPVAFETESIQDADRDIGFKEIREPGKPGKKMVTYEVTLKNGQEVARKEIQSVVTEQPKKQVQVVGAKRGSVDAALADAMARLRQCEAGGRYDRNSGNGYYGAYQYDVSTWAGYGGFRLPSEAPPAVQDAKAAETYGRRGWSPWPGCTRKLGLQDVYR, encoded by the coding sequence ATGATATTTAGAAAATCCTTTGTCGCACTGGGACTGATCGTATCGGTCGCAGGCCTGACTGTGCTGACTGCCGCGCTGGCGCCGGAACCGGCTAACGCGGGCAATCAGCGTGTCATCACCATCCACGATGGCGGTGCGGAGCAGACGATTGCCACCGATGCCACTACTGTCGGCGAAGCCCTGAAGCGCGCCGGCGTCACTTTGGATTCGCATGATTCCGTTGAACCGGCTGCCAAGACCGAACTGACAGCACCTGCTTATACCGTCAATGTCTATCGTGCCCGGCCGGTAACCGTGATCGATGGTGCCAAGCGCAAAGAAATCATGAGCCCGTACCAGAGCGCCCGCTCCATCGTCACGCACGCTGGCGTCGAGCTGTACGCCGAGGACCAGGTGGTCATGGAGCGTATCAATGATTTCATGACCGATGAAGGCATCGGCCTGAAGCTGACCATTGACCGTGCCATGCCGGTCAATCTGGTGCTGTATGGTGTCCAGACACAGATCCGCACCCGCGCCACTACGGTAAGCGAATTACTGAAAGAAAAGAAGATCGTCCTGGGCAGGGACGACGGCGCATCGCTGCCGGGTGACACCGCCCTGACCGCCGGTATCATCGTCGATGTCTGGCGCAACGGCATCCAGACCAAGACCGAAGAGCAACCGGTCGCATTTGAGACCGAGTCCATCCAGGACGCCGACCGCGACATCGGTTTCAAAGAAATCCGTGAACCGGGCAAGCCGGGCAAGAAGATGGTCACCTACGAAGTCACCCTCAAGAATGGACAGGAAGTCGCCCGCAAAGAAATCCAAAGCGTCGTGACTGAACAGCCCAAGAAGCAGGTGCAGGTCGTCGGCGCCAAGCGTGGCAGCGTCGATGCCGCCTTGGCCGACGCCATGGCCCGCCTGCGCCAGTGCGAGGCTGGCGGCCGCTACGACCGCAACAGCGGCAACGGCTACTACGGCGCCTATCAGTACGATGTCAGTACCTGGGCAGGGTACGGCGGCTTCCGTCTCCCCAGCGAAGCTCCACCGGCAGTCCAGGACGCCAAAGCTGCCGAGACCTATGGACGCCGTGGCTGGTCACCGTGGCCCGGCTGCACCCGGAAGTTAGGCCTGCAGGATGTCTACCGATAA
- a CDS encoding polyphenol oxidase family protein, with protein MTAAIQPTVFKSMPVFARASTLADGTMSSPQGATTDVQQHRTKWLSTLRISPEHTTLLKVTYGEGIDYLRIKTADVADKGRGIIDLEHNVIADALFTREKSHALFLPLADCGGVVLFDARQRILGVVHLGRQATFAGLAARTIDYMVEQFGTDPADVHVWISPSISGDSYHLKYFDFADDPAWQPFTRKDGEGWLVDLQAYNTAQMVAAGVPEAHIDHSGVDTATHPDYPSHHRFSVHNEQSKAGRFAIVAMIKEGK; from the coding sequence ATGACCGCCGCAATACAACCGACTGTTTTTAAAAGCATGCCTGTGTTTGCCCGGGCCTCCACTCTGGCCGACGGCACCATGTCATCGCCGCAAGGAGCCACGACTGACGTGCAGCAACACCGCACCAAGTGGTTATCCACGCTTCGCATCAGCCCGGAGCACACCACGCTGCTAAAGGTGACATACGGCGAAGGCATCGATTACCTGCGCATCAAGACGGCCGACGTCGCCGACAAAGGCCGTGGCATCATCGATCTGGAGCACAACGTCATCGCCGACGCACTTTTCACGCGTGAAAAGTCGCACGCCCTGTTTCTGCCGCTGGCCGACTGCGGCGGCGTGGTGCTGTTTGATGCCCGCCAGCGGATTCTGGGTGTCGTCCACCTTGGACGACAGGCGACCTTCGCAGGGCTGGCCGCCCGCACCATCGACTATATGGTGGAGCAGTTCGGCACCGATCCGGCCGATGTGCATGTCTGGATCAGCCCGAGCATCAGCGGCGATTCCTATCATCTCAAGTATTTTGACTTCGCCGACGACCCGGCCTGGCAACCGTTCACCCGCAAAGACGGTGAGGGCTGGCTGGTCGACCTGCAGGCGTATAATACGGCACAGATGGTCGCCGCCGGCGTGCCAGAGGCCCATATCGACCATTCCGGCGTCGACACCGCCACCCATCCCGATTACCCCTCGCACCATCGCTTCAGTGTCCATAACGAGCAGTCCAAGGCTGGCCGGTTTGCCATCGTCGCCATGATCAAGGAAGGGAAGTAG